The following coding sequences lie in one Aspergillus puulaauensis MK2 DNA, chromosome 3, nearly complete sequence genomic window:
- a CDS encoding phytanoyl-CoA dioxygenase family protein (COG:Q;~EggNog:ENOG410PK0K;~InterPro:IPR008775;~PFAM:PF05721), protein MAPSLVTINSAEPLEKIIKIIERDGGVIVSNFLSPDLLQECMNAIEPFFQGRKTYNSKATHEELGPDFFPEGSQRIYALLAKIPDQLSKIVRLPVWQGIMGQFLNTTSDEFSSYTGERLVPQKSGYMLASTAALRLVPGAKPQPLHRDQIAYQTRPDPNNPFFTPMVGCLIAGSKSTYKNGATAVIPGSHLWGAERMPKVEECTYAEMEPGSALFTLGSTYHGAGENKCDKTDPLALRTLFAVFGQRDYFRQDQEEILSTPIEVARRLPDDILRIAGYYKAVGGVGYVEDHQSPVEFLHRDDLGTGKFGVASLAV, encoded by the exons ATGGCGCCCTCACTTGTCACCATCAACTCCGCTGAGCCTCTTGAGAAGATAATCAAGATTATTGAGCGAGATGGCGGTGTCATTGTCTCCAACTTTCTATCCCCAGATCTCTTGCAAGAGTGCATGAACGCGA TCGAACCGTTCTTCCAGGGCCGCAAGACTTACAACTCGAAGGCTACTCACGAAGAACTTGGTCCTGACTTCTTTCCAGAGGGCTCACAGCGCATCTAC GCCCTCCTAGCCAAAATTCCAGACCAACTCAGCAAAATCGTACGCCTTCCCGTCTGGCAGGGCATCATGGGGCAGTTCCTAAA CACCACAAGTGACGAATTCTCATCATACACCGGCGAGCGACTCGTTCCCCAGAAGAGCGGATACATGCTCGCTTCCACTGCAGCTCTTCGTCTGGTGCCAGGAGCCAAACCACAACCACTACACAGA GACCAAATCGCCTACCAGACCCGACCAGATCCCAACAACCCATTCTTCACCCCCATGGTCGGCTGCTTAATCGCCGGATCCAAGAGTACATACAAGAATGGG GCCACCGCCGTGATCCCCGGTAGCCACCTCTGGGGCGCCGAGCGCATGCCCAAGGTCGAAGAATGCACATATGCAGAGATGGAACCGGGCTCTGCACTCTTTACCCTTGGTT CAACCTATCACGGCGCAGGCGAGAACAAATGCGACAAGACAGACCCGTTGGCTCTCCGCACGCTCTTTGCCGTCTTTGG CCAGCGAGACTACTTCCGCCAAGACCAGGAGGAAATTCTCTCGACGCCGATTGAGGTTGCCAGGAGACTGCCGGATGATATTCTAAGGATTGCTGGGTATT ACAAAGCCGTTGGCGGGGTGGGATACGTAGAAGACCACCAGAGTCCAGTTGAATTCTTACACAGGGATGATCTTGGGACGGGGAAATTTGGGGTTGCGAGTTTGGCTGTTTGA